One window from the genome of Penaeus monodon isolate SGIC_2016 chromosome 4, NSTDA_Pmon_1, whole genome shotgun sequence encodes:
- the LOC119570481 gene encoding putative glutathione-specific gamma-glutamylcyclotransferase 2 (The sequence of the model RefSeq protein was modified relative to this genomic sequence to represent the inferred CDS: added 36 bases not found in genome assembly) — protein sequence MGSQDASRSLWVFGYGSLCWHPGFQHGASAVGHIEHYVRRFWQGNSTHRGIPGKPGRVATLVQEEGGITWGVAYELEGEDALRYLENREVSLGGYTTAVVSFFPRDAGLEPFPVLLYIATPANREWAGQAPMHEIATQITQCSGPAGHNVEYLLRLADFMREKVPEGYDEHLATLEALVRLRVKENNLCLKSLMGDGPRDPQQPLPQQQQQQQQQQQVAAGGGDGGGGGGGVNRAAAGGGFLHHHLHHHQHDVPQPAEERRDTFQFVAKVPPKKLRCLNV from the exons ATGGGCAGCCAAGACGCCTCCAGAAGCCTGTGGGTATTCGGCTACGGGTCCCTTTGCTGGCACCCTGGCTTCCAGCACGGTGCCTCTGCCGTGGGGCACATCGAGCACTACGTCAGGAGGTTCTGGCAAGGGAATTCTACACACAGAGGCATCCCCGGCAAG ggCATCACCTGGGGCGTGGCGTACGAGCTCGAGGGCGAGGACGCGCTCCGCTATCTGGAGAACCGGGAGGTGTCTTTGGGAGGCTACACCACCGCCGTCGTCAGCTTCTTCCCGAGGGACGCCGGCCTGGAGCCCTTCCCCGTGCTGCTCTACATCGCCACGCCCGCGAACCGAGAGTGGGCGGGCCAGGCGCCCATGCACGAGATCGCCACCCAGATCACGCAGTGCTCCGGGCCCGCGG gCCACAACGTGGAGTACCTCCTCCGTCTGGCCGACTTCATGCGCGAGAAGGTCCCCGAGGGCTACGACGAGCACCTGGCCACCCTGGAGGCCCTGGTGCGGCTCAGGGTCAAGGAGAACAACCTGTGCCTTAAATCCCTGATGGGGGACGGCCCTCGGGATCCACAGCAGCCCCTgccgcagcagcagcaacagcagcaacagcaacagcaggtGGCGGCAGGAGGGGGagacggcggaggaggaggaggaggagtcaacAGAGCGGCCGCTGGGGGAGGGtttctccaccaccatctccaccatcaccagcACGACGTCCCGCAGCCCGCCGAGGAGAGGAGGGACACCTTCCAGTTCGTGGCCAAAGTCCCTCCGAAGAAGCTCCGTTGTCTCAATGTCTAG